In Oryzihumus leptocrescens, the following are encoded in one genomic region:
- a CDS encoding bifunctional cytochrome P450/NADPH--P450 reductase → MTTTIELDQIPGPHGLPLVGNAFDIDAHNPIEGFIAMAGEYGPIFKVTVPGSTRLMVSGPELVEEICDDSRFDKIVGGGLANLRNGVVGAGLFTADTDDPLWHRAHNILMAPFSVQAMRDYMPRMLDIADQLMEKWARLNPGEEVDVPADMTRLTLDTIALCGFGFRFNSFYRDTPHPFVQAMVRVLGESQARMRQLPLQARLRVRAQRQLEEDQAFMADLVGRLIAERRAEGEAADTTDLLGRMITGVDKQSGEGLPDDNIRAQCITFLVAGHETTSGLLSFAIYYLLKNPEVLARARAEVDEVFGDTAAPTFEQVHRLTYVRQVLDESLRLWPTAPGFTRAPFQDTVIGGRYAIPAHTPLTVLTPALHRSTSVWGPDAGEFNPEHMAPERLAAVSPAVYKPFGTGMRACIGRQFALQEAALVLGMVLQRFDLIDHLDYQLRTRTTLTVKPDEFHIQVVPRPDVHLARATAEPGVAAGTPAPSAAPAPMVARHGTPLAVLFGSNLGTAESLATRLAQEGTERGFDVTVGSLDDHVSDLPADGATVVVTSSYNGTPPDNAAAFCRWLGGADTDAAKGVAFTVFGCGNTEWADTYQAVPKLVDEQLEQHGGRRVHPRGEGNAAGDFDAAYRAWHASLWADIAGALELPAEVAKEAPTGPRLSVTLTNRQVTNPVVVSYQAHPALVRENRELLPTVASAGPPDRSVRHLEVAIPAGMTYRTGDHLGVLPRNSFQAIRRVIDRFGLDAGQYLTIIPNGGSFTHLPIDEPAPLLGVLASCVELQDVASRADLEVLARYTEDPEQQAALQAMTQDTEEGQALYRDQVHARNRSVLDLLDDFPACRLPFEVYLELLPPLRPRFYSISSSPLVSADTASITVGLLRGPARSGAGVYNGVCSGHLAQLPVNGTVFVFVRQPAIPFRPPENPHTPMIMVGAGTGLAPFRGFLQDRAAQREQGVPTGDSLLFFGCRNADLDLLYAEELAAWEEQGVARVERCYSDAPGSPRRYVQQGMLDCADEVWDLLQRDAVVLVCGNAATIAPGVRASLVRVFRDHTGAGEADGAAWLAGLRSSERLVEDIWG, encoded by the coding sequence ATGACCACGACGATCGAGCTTGACCAGATCCCCGGCCCGCACGGGCTGCCGCTGGTCGGCAACGCCTTCGACATCGACGCCCACAACCCGATCGAGGGCTTCATCGCCATGGCCGGGGAGTACGGCCCGATCTTCAAGGTGACGGTCCCCGGCAGCACCCGGCTCATGGTGTCCGGCCCCGAGCTGGTCGAGGAGATCTGCGACGACAGCCGCTTCGACAAGATCGTTGGCGGAGGCCTGGCCAACCTGCGCAACGGCGTCGTCGGGGCGGGGCTGTTCACCGCGGACACCGACGACCCGCTGTGGCACCGGGCCCACAACATCCTCATGGCGCCGTTCAGCGTCCAGGCGATGCGCGACTACATGCCGCGGATGCTCGACATCGCGGACCAGCTCATGGAGAAGTGGGCGCGGCTGAACCCGGGGGAGGAGGTCGACGTCCCGGCGGACATGACCCGGCTGACCCTCGACACCATCGCACTGTGCGGCTTCGGCTTCCGGTTCAACTCCTTCTACCGCGACACGCCGCACCCGTTCGTCCAGGCCATGGTGCGGGTGCTCGGCGAGTCCCAGGCCCGGATGCGCCAGCTGCCCCTCCAGGCCCGGCTGCGGGTGCGCGCCCAGCGCCAGCTCGAGGAGGACCAGGCGTTCATGGCCGACCTGGTCGGGCGGCTCATCGCCGAGCGCCGGGCCGAGGGCGAGGCGGCGGACACCACCGACCTGCTCGGCCGGATGATCACCGGGGTGGACAAGCAGAGCGGCGAGGGCCTGCCCGACGACAACATCCGGGCGCAGTGCATCACCTTCCTCGTCGCCGGCCACGAGACGACCTCGGGGCTGCTGTCGTTCGCGATCTACTACCTGCTCAAGAACCCGGAGGTCCTCGCGCGGGCACGCGCCGAGGTGGACGAGGTGTTCGGGGACACCGCCGCGCCCACGTTCGAGCAGGTGCACCGCCTGACCTACGTGCGCCAGGTGCTCGACGAGTCGCTGCGCCTGTGGCCGACCGCGCCGGGGTTCACGCGGGCGCCGTTCCAGGACACCGTGATCGGTGGCCGCTACGCCATCCCGGCGCACACCCCCCTGACGGTGCTCACCCCCGCCCTGCACCGGTCCACGTCCGTGTGGGGGCCGGACGCCGGGGAGTTCAACCCCGAGCACATGGCGCCCGAGCGACTGGCGGCGGTGTCCCCGGCGGTCTACAAGCCCTTCGGCACCGGGATGCGAGCCTGCATCGGCCGGCAGTTCGCCCTGCAGGAGGCCGCGTTGGTGCTGGGCATGGTCCTGCAGCGGTTCGACCTGATCGACCACCTCGACTACCAGCTGCGGACCAGGACGACGCTCACGGTGAAGCCGGACGAGTTCCACATCCAGGTGGTCCCGCGGCCGGACGTCCACCTCGCGCGCGCCACCGCCGAGCCGGGGGTTGCGGCGGGCACCCCGGCCCCGTCGGCGGCGCCGGCGCCGATGGTGGCGCGCCACGGCACGCCGCTGGCCGTGCTGTTCGGCTCCAACCTCGGCACGGCGGAGTCGCTGGCGACCCGGCTGGCGCAGGAGGGCACCGAACGCGGCTTCGACGTGACCGTCGGCTCACTCGACGACCACGTGTCGGACCTGCCGGCGGACGGCGCGACGGTGGTCGTGACCTCCTCCTACAACGGCACGCCCCCGGACAACGCCGCCGCCTTCTGCCGGTGGCTCGGCGGCGCGGACACCGACGCGGCCAAGGGCGTGGCGTTCACCGTGTTCGGCTGCGGCAACACCGAGTGGGCGGACACCTACCAGGCCGTGCCCAAGCTCGTCGACGAGCAGCTCGAGCAGCACGGCGGGCGACGCGTGCACCCGCGGGGCGAGGGCAACGCGGCCGGCGACTTCGACGCGGCATACCGCGCCTGGCACGCCAGCCTCTGGGCCGACATCGCCGGGGCGCTGGAGCTGCCCGCGGAGGTCGCGAAGGAGGCCCCGACCGGGCCGCGGCTGTCGGTGACCCTGACCAACCGGCAGGTGACCAACCCGGTGGTCGTCTCCTACCAGGCGCACCCGGCGCTGGTGCGCGAGAACCGGGAGCTGCTGCCCACCGTGGCGTCCGCCGGGCCGCCCGACCGCTCGGTCCGGCACCTCGAGGTCGCGATCCCGGCGGGGATGACCTACCGCACCGGCGACCACCTGGGTGTGCTGCCGCGCAACAGCTTCCAGGCGATCCGGCGGGTCATCGACCGGTTCGGGCTCGATGCCGGGCAGTACCTGACGATCATCCCCAACGGCGGCAGCTTCACCCACCTGCCCATCGACGAGCCGGCGCCGCTGCTGGGCGTGCTGGCCAGCTGTGTGGAGCTGCAGGACGTGGCCAGCCGGGCCGACCTGGAGGTGCTGGCCCGCTACACCGAGGACCCGGAGCAGCAGGCTGCGCTCCAGGCCATGACCCAGGACACCGAGGAGGGCCAGGCGCTCTACCGCGACCAGGTCCATGCGCGGAACCGGTCCGTCCTGGACCTGCTGGACGACTTCCCGGCCTGCCGGCTGCCGTTCGAGGTCTACCTCGAGCTGCTGCCCCCGCTGCGGCCCCGGTTCTACTCGATCTCCTCCTCGCCGCTGGTCAGCGCGGACACGGCCAGCATCACCGTCGGGCTGCTGCGCGGGCCGGCGCGATCCGGCGCCGGGGTCTACAACGGGGTCTGCTCCGGTCACCTGGCCCAGCTGCCGGTCAACGGCACCGTGTTCGTGTTCGTCCGCCAGCCGGCGATCCCGTTCCGCCCGCCGGAGAACCCCCACACGCCGATGATCATGGTCGGTGCCGGGACGGGCCTGGCGCCGTTCCGCGGGTTCCTGCAGGACCGGGCGGCCCAGCGTGAGCAGGGTGTGCCGACCGGGGACTCGCTGCTGTTCTTCGGGTGCCGCAACGCCGACCTCGACCTGCTCTACGCCGAGGAGCTGGCGGCCTGGGAGGAGCAGGGCGTGGCCCGGGTCGAGCGGTGCTACTCCGACGCCCCGGGGTCGCCACGCCGGTATGTGCAGCAAGGCATGCTCGACTGCGCCGACGAGGTCTGGGACCTGCTCCAGCGCGACGCGGTGGTGCTCGTGTGCGGCAACGCCGCGACCATCGCCCCCGGCGTCCGGGCGTCCCTGGTCAGGGTCTTCCGGGACCACACCGGCGCCGGCGAGGCCGACGGCGCCGCCTGGCTGGCGGGTCTGCGGTCCTCCGAGCGCCTGGTGGAGGACATCTGGGGTTGA